One Erythrobacter aureus DNA segment encodes these proteins:
- a CDS encoding TolC family protein — protein sequence MKRVWWTALPVLLALASASNAQSVAYDDALRAAVSDQPRIRASELRLDARRDVADAADELPDPKLRAGLRNLPATGPDLLDPTMMTAFEIGVDQEIPNLTERRARAGLAAADIERASAELSYARNAARLGAGRAWISLAYAQQAEEIASDALHEIERLVPLARSSVAAGTARPGESLEVRRAVLEVEDRRTQIRADMQTAQARLARYIAVEDALAVGPPPSPEVNPEQLSATLEYTPEIVLAETEIRQAEAGVDLARSDLRPDFSVGASYGIRERQYGDLFSVMGTVTLPLFAKRRQQPRIEAARAQAAAAGEARLDMLRTLEAQFGADVASWRSAYRQWQRATDELLPLAESRAELERASFAAGRADLLDVIGAIKTLAVLRIEILAREQATVEAAANLRLTYREHGQ from the coding sequence ATGAAACGAGTATGGTGGACCGCGCTTCCGGTCCTGTTGGCCTTAGCGTCGGCAAGTAATGCCCAATCGGTGGCCTACGACGACGCTCTGAGAGCGGCGGTCAGCGACCAACCACGGATCCGGGCGAGCGAATTACGGCTCGATGCCCGGCGGGACGTAGCCGATGCAGCCGACGAATTGCCCGATCCAAAGCTGCGGGCCGGGCTACGCAACCTGCCGGCGACCGGTCCCGATCTCCTCGACCCGACAATGATGACGGCTTTCGAAATCGGCGTCGATCAGGAGATACCGAACCTGACCGAACGCCGCGCGCGCGCAGGATTGGCTGCGGCCGACATCGAGCGGGCCTCCGCCGAGCTTTCCTATGCGCGCAATGCCGCACGGCTGGGCGCAGGGCGCGCGTGGATATCTCTTGCCTATGCCCAACAGGCGGAAGAAATCGCCAGCGACGCTCTCCACGAGATCGAGCGCCTGGTGCCCCTTGCGCGAAGTTCGGTGGCCGCTGGCACAGCCAGACCCGGCGAAAGCCTGGAGGTCCGCCGCGCGGTACTCGAAGTGGAAGACAGGCGAACACAAATCCGGGCCGACATGCAGACGGCGCAGGCCCGGCTTGCCCGCTATATCGCCGTGGAGGACGCGCTGGCCGTTGGCCCACCCCCTTCGCCCGAGGTCAATCCCGAGCAATTGAGCGCGACGCTGGAGTACACCCCGGAAATCGTGCTCGCGGAAACTGAGATCAGGCAGGCCGAAGCGGGTGTCGACCTGGCACGATCCGATCTGCGACCGGACTTCAGCGTCGGTGCCAGCTACGGCATCCGCGAACGCCAATATGGCGATCTGTTCTCCGTCATGGGCACGGTTACCCTGCCACTGTTCGCCAAGCGCCGACAGCAACCCAGGATAGAGGCTGCCCGCGCGCAAGCCGCCGCTGCCGGCGAAGCCAGACTGGACATGCTGCGCACGCTCGAAGCGCAGTTTGGGGCGGATGTTGCGTCATGGCGCAGCGCCTATCGGCAATGGCAACGCGCCACCGACGAGTTGCTGCCGCTGGCCGAAAGCCGGGCCGAGCTCGAACGAGCGAGTTTTGCCGCAGGCCGCGCAGACCTGCTCGACGTGATCGGAGCGATCAAGACACTGGCAGTGCTGCGCATCGAGATTCTCGCGCGCGAGCAAGCCACCGTCGAAGCCGCAGCCAATCTAAGACTGACCTACAGGGAGCATGGCCAATGA
- a CDS encoding NAD(P)-dependent oxidoreductase yields MSDTSPIAVFGAGGKTGSEILRQAIRRDVAVRAFEHSLPPPSDRIEGVEYIECDVLNGGFADNLEGCRAIISALGVALSPSTAIHPPPLYTEGTRKLILAMRETSIRRIVVTSAAFVEPQPSIPAWFELMARPALHNILQEMRAMEKTLERETDLDWTAARPGWLLDAPFTGEAIISDERLAEGCLRCRHADLAASLLEFVCENTWVQAKPAIGRPEENRFEDMTALKTELGIA; encoded by the coding sequence GTGAGCGATACATCCCCCATTGCCGTCTTCGGAGCCGGAGGAAAAACCGGGAGCGAAATCCTGCGTCAGGCAATCCGCCGCGACGTGGCGGTGCGGGCATTCGAACACTCCTTGCCCCCGCCATCGGATCGGATCGAAGGCGTCGAATACATCGAATGCGATGTCCTGAACGGTGGATTCGCCGATAATCTTGAAGGATGCCGCGCGATCATTTCTGCGCTCGGGGTCGCGTTAAGCCCCTCGACAGCCATCCACCCGCCTCCGCTCTATACAGAGGGAACGCGAAAGCTAATTCTTGCGATGCGGGAAACATCGATCCGCCGCATCGTGGTAACCTCGGCGGCTTTCGTAGAGCCGCAGCCCAGCATTCCGGCGTGGTTCGAACTCATGGCAAGGCCCGCGCTTCACAATATCCTCCAAGAAATGCGAGCGATGGAAAAGACGCTGGAGCGCGAGACCGACCTCGACTGGACCGCAGCCCGTCCTGGATGGCTCCTGGACGCACCCTTTACCGGCGAAGCTATCATCTCCGACGAGCGGCTGGCCGAAGGCTGTTTGCGATGCCGTCATGCCGACTTGGCGGCCAGCCTTCTCGAATTCGTCTGCGAAAACACGTGGGTGCAGGCCAAGCCGGCGATCGGACGGCCGGAAGAAAACCGGTTCGAAGACATGACCGCGTTGAAAACCGAACTCGGCATCGCCTGA
- a CDS encoding DUF6692 family protein — MNRIAFIALAAAPLAACNSNTAVGNDREARLDPPASAAPIENAASALANLSPGLMLPETMSDADLAALGAENACQFRLTEVAFPSFVHDGDGRGAIKINGKLIPVTSNGLGSFANGELRIRTRLLDDRGTAGLQMQEMIVAVPRAKDEFGFWGYTTCDSDET, encoded by the coding sequence ATGAACCGGATCGCCTTCATCGCATTGGCCGCGGCACCGTTGGCGGCCTGCAATTCGAATACCGCCGTCGGAAATGACCGGGAGGCCAGGCTCGATCCACCGGCGAGCGCGGCTCCGATCGAGAACGCGGCCAGCGCGCTCGCGAATCTCAGCCCAGGGCTGATGCTTCCCGAGACGATGAGCGATGCGGACCTCGCCGCTCTCGGAGCCGAGAATGCCTGCCAGTTCCGCCTGACCGAAGTCGCTTTCCCCTCTTTCGTCCATGATGGCGACGGGCGGGGCGCGATCAAGATCAACGGCAAGCTCATCCCGGTAACGTCGAACGGTCTCGGGAGCTTTGCCAACGGAGAGCTTCGCATCCGGACGCGCCTGCTCGACGATCGGGGAACCGCTGGCCTGCAAATGCAAGAGATGATCGTCGCTGTCCCGCGAGCGAAGGACGAGTTCGGCTTCTGGGGCTACACAACCTGCGACAGTGACGAGACCTAG
- a CDS encoding DUF305 domain-containing protein, with product MTETPSHSDKAGGGNYWRFMAMVSTSTVIMFFLMYANTFDMDDVFWSETRFWMMFVMGAMMMVVMLLFMWGMYKDRTKNFVILGVGALVFALALWLVRSQTTVDDTEYMAAMIPHHSIAIMTSERASLKDPRVRELAQAIIVAQRREIAEMKYLIDDIERNGPRTSERLPEEMQQ from the coding sequence ATGACCGAAACTCCATCCCACTCCGACAAGGCAGGGGGCGGCAATTATTGGCGATTCATGGCCATGGTTTCGACTTCCACCGTCATCATGTTCTTCCTGATGTATGCCAACACGTTCGACATGGACGATGTCTTCTGGAGCGAAACCCGCTTCTGGATGATGTTCGTGATGGGCGCGATGATGATGGTCGTCATGCTGCTCTTCATGTGGGGCATGTATAAGGACCGGACCAAGAACTTCGTCATTCTGGGTGTCGGCGCCCTGGTTTTCGCGCTCGCCTTGTGGCTCGTGCGCAGCCAGACCACCGTCGATGACACCGAGTATATGGCGGCGATGATCCCGCACCACTCGATCGCGATCATGACGAGCGAAAGGGCCAGCCTGAAGGACCCGCGTGTGCGCGAACTCGCCCAGGCTATCATTGTCGCGCAGCGCCGCGAGATCGCCGAGATGAAATATCTGATCGACGATATCGAACGGAATGGCCCCAGGACCTCAGAACGCCTGCCCGAGGAGATGCAGCAATGA
- a CDS encoding MarR family winged helix-turn-helix transcriptional regulator, producing MSFEKNGSMGFVTNRLARLFAQHLHARIAPLGLAPAQFMTLLELWEGDGLTQAELTDRLDVEQATMANTLSRMKRDGLIERTPHPHDRRAQLVWLTDKARALEQSAKQAAHSVNQLALAGLEGVDAAEVLGHMNAMIKSLREEPG from the coding sequence ATGTCATTCGAGAAAAACGGCTCCATGGGCTTTGTCACCAACCGGCTGGCGCGGTTGTTCGCCCAGCATCTGCACGCCCGAATCGCGCCTCTGGGGCTCGCTCCGGCGCAGTTCATGACGCTTCTGGAACTTTGGGAAGGCGATGGTCTGACCCAGGCAGAGCTTACCGATCGCCTCGATGTCGAGCAGGCGACCATGGCCAACACCCTCTCGCGGATGAAGCGGGATGGACTGATCGAGCGGACGCCGCATCCGCACGATCGGCGCGCGCAGCTTGTCTGGTTGACCGACAAGGCGCGAGCCCTCGAACAGTCGGCAAAACAGGCGGCGCATTCGGTCAACCAATTGGCGCTGGCGGGGTTGGAGGGGGTCGATGCCGCAGAGGTGCTCGGTCATATGAACGCGATGATCAAAAGCTTGCGCGAAGAGCCCGGATGA
- a CDS encoding MJ0042-type zinc finger domain-containing protein gives MIIACPACSTRYVVPDSAIGLDGRTVRCAKCKHSWFQDGPDAERLADVDIVPVPPPPPEPTAPQPAAVERPAAPDPAAKPGFTYDDADSGRTGRDGPDFDETAPPYGEVQEDLPPPPEAETEQGPSRFDHAPPFRPRRNVTKLWTWAAALFAVIALGTVAAVNYGGLPEWVPVTRPLFGAAQPDLELAFPVDQQERRTLPNGTEFFGARIIVTNTARESRQIPPILIVLRDQRERQVYSWVVQPPQSNLAPGEELTINEAVTDVPKSAVFADIGWAPR, from the coding sequence ATGATCATCGCCTGCCCCGCTTGCTCGACGCGTTATGTCGTGCCCGACAGTGCCATCGGACTCGACGGGCGCACGGTGCGCTGCGCGAAATGCAAGCATAGCTGGTTCCAGGACGGCCCCGATGCCGAACGCCTCGCGGACGTCGATATAGTGCCGGTACCGCCACCGCCGCCAGAGCCGACTGCGCCGCAACCGGCTGCAGTCGAAAGGCCGGCCGCACCCGATCCGGCAGCCAAGCCGGGCTTCACATATGACGACGCGGATAGCGGAAGAACCGGCCGCGACGGGCCTGATTTCGACGAAACCGCACCGCCCTATGGCGAAGTGCAGGAGGATCTCCCGCCGCCGCCGGAGGCCGAAACCGAACAAGGGCCTTCACGCTTCGATCATGCTCCCCCGTTCCGTCCGCGCCGGAACGTCACCAAGCTATGGACCTGGGCCGCGGCCCTCTTCGCGGTAATCGCACTCGGCACCGTGGCGGCGGTAAACTATGGCGGCCTCCCCGAATGGGTGCCGGTGACACGCCCGCTGTTCGGAGCCGCGCAACCCGATCTCGAACTGGCTTTCCCCGTGGACCAGCAGGAACGGCGTACATTGCCCAACGGGACCGAATTCTTCGGCGCGCGGATCATTGTCACGAATACCGCGCGCGAATCGCGGCAGATCCCGCCAATTCTGATCGTTTTGCGCGACCAGCGCGAGCGGCAGGTCTACAGTTGGGTCGTCCAGCCCCCCCAATCGAACCTGGCGCCGGGCGAGGAGCTGACCATCAACGAAGCCGTCACCGATGTACCGAAGTCGGCCGTGTTCGCGGATATCGGCTGGGCACCGCGCTAG